A window from Deltaproteobacteria bacterium HGW-Deltaproteobacteria-6 encodes these proteins:
- a CDS encoding bifunctional ADP-dependent NAD(P)H-hydrate dehydratase/NAD(P)H-hydrate epimerase: MKLATVEQMRGMDRHAIEKLGLAEEILMENAALASVVLLQRKIGIRGKTFVIFCGAGNNGGDGLAVARLIYSAGGQAKVFLVSSPKKYSGAARTNYDVLCNLFGDVQLLSRADEARVDALHCDAVVDAVFGTGLDRDVKGLAADVISLINSSGRPVLSLDIPSGISGDTGRVVGAAVRAAYTVTFGLPKIGNLLYPGYDHCGELFVTHISFPPALYDRDSLLTQTNERVLLPPRSAEAYKGSMGDVLFIAGGANYFGAPYFSAMSFLKAGGGYARLAAPASIIPFIAQSGREIVYLPQRETAAFSLSLKAKPELLSFAEKADMVVIGPGLSLQEETTKLVREMAAVISKPLLIDGDGLTAIAERPEILLKRKAATILTPHAGEMARLMRKTVAEVNADKIDILRAAAAKFNATVVFKGAHSLIGLVDGRVYVNLSGNPGMATAGSGDVLTGCIAALQGFGLSSEMATRKGVFLHGYAGDLAAGQKGLDGITATDILEHLPQALKDDRAGTIDSKYCEPPVIL; encoded by the coding sequence ATGAAACTGGCCACCGTGGAACAAATGCGAGGGATGGATCGGCATGCAATAGAAAAATTAGGTCTTGCTGAAGAAATCCTGATGGAAAACGCTGCACTGGCTTCTGTTGTTCTGTTGCAAAGAAAAATCGGTATCCGAGGCAAAACGTTTGTGATTTTTTGCGGAGCCGGCAACAACGGAGGCGACGGCCTGGCCGTGGCGCGTTTGATTTACTCGGCAGGCGGGCAGGCAAAAGTATTCCTGGTGTCTTCGCCGAAGAAATACAGTGGAGCGGCAAGGACGAATTATGATGTTTTGTGCAACCTGTTCGGCGACGTTCAACTGTTGAGCCGGGCCGATGAAGCACGGGTTGACGCGCTGCACTGTGATGCCGTCGTGGACGCTGTTTTCGGTACGGGACTGGATCGAGATGTCAAGGGATTGGCCGCGGATGTGATCAGTCTGATTAATTCCAGTGGACGCCCGGTATTGAGTCTTGATATTCCTTCAGGGATTTCAGGTGACACGGGAAGGGTCGTGGGGGCCGCGGTCAGGGCCGCTTACACCGTAACGTTTGGTTTGCCGAAAATCGGCAACCTGCTTTATCCAGGTTATGACCATTGCGGAGAGCTTTTTGTGACACATATTTCCTTTCCTCCGGCACTTTATGACCGGGATAGTCTTCTGACACAGACCAATGAGCGGGTGTTGCTGCCTCCACGATCTGCCGAGGCCTATAAGGGGTCGATGGGTGATGTGCTGTTTATTGCCGGCGGGGCCAATTACTTTGGCGCACCGTATTTTTCCGCCATGTCGTTTTTGAAAGCGGGCGGCGGCTACGCAAGGCTTGCGGCGCCCGCCTCGATCATCCCGTTCATTGCTCAGTCGGGACGCGAAATTGTTTATCTGCCGCAGAGGGAAACAGCGGCATTCAGCCTGTCTCTAAAAGCCAAACCGGAACTCCTGTCTTTTGCGGAGAAGGCCGATATGGTGGTGATCGGGCCGGGCCTGTCTTTGCAGGAGGAAACGACAAAGCTCGTACGCGAGATGGCTGCCGTCATTTCTAAACCTCTTCTTATTGACGGCGACGGTTTGACGGCAATTGCCGAGCGGCCGGAAATACTGCTCAAAAGAAAAGCGGCAACGATTCTCACCCCTCACGCGGGAGAGATGGCGCGTTTGATGCGCAAGACCGTGGCTGAGGTGAATGCCGATAAGATTGATATTTTGCGGGCGGCGGCCGCGAAATTCAACGCAACCGTTGTTTTCAAAGGCGCTCATTCGCTGATCGGGTTGGTGGATGGCCGGGTGTATGTCAATTTGAGCGGCAATCCGGGAATGGCGACAGCCGGAAGCGGTGACGTACTGACCGGATGCATCGCAGCTTTGCAGGGATTTGGTTTGAGTTCGGAGATGGCAACGCGCAAGGGTGTCTTTCTTCACGGATATGCGGGAGATCTGGCAGCCGGGCAAAAAGGCCTGGACGGCATCACCGCAACGGATATTCTGGAACATCTGCCGCAGGCATTGAAAGACGACCGGGCGGGAACTATCGATTCAAAATATTGCGAACCGCCGGTTATTTTGTAA